In Longimicrobium sp., a single window of DNA contains:
- a CDS encoding HepT-like ribonuclease domain-containing protein, producing the protein MRDAAREAIGFATGRTRDDLETDRQLLLAIVKDVEIVGEAASRLSEEFRIQHPELPWKAIVAMRNRLVHAYFDVDRDIVWNTVTIDLPFLAFVVEEILRASDP; encoded by the coding sequence ATGCGCGATGCCGCGCGCGAGGCTATCGGCTTCGCGACGGGACGGACGCGTGACGATCTGGAGACAGATCGGCAGCTCCTGCTCGCCATCGTCAAGGATGTGGAGATCGTCGGTGAAGCGGCGAGCCGCTTGAGTGAGGAGTTCCGGATTCAGCATCCGGAGCTACCGTGGAAAGCGATCGTGGCGATGCGTAACCGGCTGGTCCACGCGTATTTCGACGTGGACCGCGACATCGTGTGGAACACCGTGACCATTGATCTGCCGTTCCTCGCATTCGTGGTGGAGGAGATTCTCAGAGCGTCCGATCCGTGA
- a CDS encoding lysozyme inhibitor LprI family protein, with the protein MVLAVLLAGGVEGQEFRENVAHPCQDFWMLTRTEVVDCLRRDYAVADAELNRVYAAKMAGLSAAARNALRQDQRAWLVRYDRVLTAYYSRPWANHSIAKVLPSQILAVRQRTAYVRRFRG; encoded by the coding sequence GTGGTTCTGGCGGTGCTGCTGGCGGGCGGTGTAGAGGGGCAGGAGTTCCGGGAGAACGTGGCGCACCCGTGCCAGGACTTCTGGATGCTCACGCGCACCGAGGTCGTGGACTGCCTGCGGCGCGACTACGCGGTGGCCGATGCCGAGCTGAACCGCGTGTACGCGGCGAAGATGGCCGGCCTTTCCGCCGCGGCGCGCAACGCGCTGCGCCAGGACCAGCGCGCCTGGCTCGTCCGCTACGACCGCGTGCTCACCGCGTACTACTCGCGCCCCTGGGCCAACCACTCCATCGCCAAGGTGCTCCCCTCGCAGATCCTCGCCGTGCGGCAGCGGACGGCGTACGTGCGGCGATTCAGGGGGTAG
- a CDS encoding carbon starvation CstA family protein has product MPKSVRILLWSAVAVLGAAAIAVMALHKGETINAAWLVVAAVCTYAVAYRFYARFLATRVFELDDRRATPSERLENGVDFVPTHRWVLFGHHFAAIAGAGPLVGPVLAAQFGYLPGTLWLIVGVVLAGAVQDFIILFVSMRRDGKSLGQMAREEINTTAGMISMVAVLAIMAILLAVLALIVVNALAHSPWGLFTIACTIPIALLMGWWMHAFRPGRVGEASAIGVVLVMAAVVAGGWVAKDPAWAAVFTVEKTTLVWLMAGYGFVASVLPVWVLLCPRDYLSTFLKIGTVLGLAVGILVSLPVIHMPAMTRFVDGTGPVFSGKLFPFAFITVACGAISGFHALVASGTTPKMLERESDARLVGYGAMLMESFVGVMAMVAACILEPGVYFAINAPAGVVGATVETATRTIATWGFVVTPEDMTRLASEMGETTLLARTGGAPSLAVGMSQIFSGVFGGPGMAALWYHFAIMFEALFILTTIDTGTRVGRFMLQELLGHVWKPLGRTSWYPSIVLSSGLIVFGWAYFLYQGVVDPLGGINSLWPLFGISNQLLAAVALCVGTTVLIKSGKARFAWTTLLPLAWLCAVTFTAGWQKVFAADPKLGFLAHARMIQARLAAGELPPGAKTIADARHMLFNDRLDAVVALAFMAVAVLVIVVSVREWLLVLRHRKPAVLREAPFVESALGVAGD; this is encoded by the coding sequence ATGCCCAAGTCCGTCCGCATCCTCCTGTGGAGCGCCGTAGCCGTGCTTGGCGCGGCGGCCATCGCGGTGATGGCGCTGCACAAAGGCGAGACCATCAACGCCGCCTGGCTGGTGGTGGCCGCGGTGTGCACCTACGCGGTGGCGTACCGCTTCTACGCGCGCTTCCTTGCCACGCGCGTCTTCGAGCTGGACGACCGCCGCGCCACCCCCTCCGAGCGGCTGGAGAACGGGGTGGACTTTGTGCCCACCCACCGATGGGTCCTCTTCGGCCACCACTTCGCGGCGATCGCGGGGGCGGGGCCGCTGGTGGGCCCGGTGCTCGCGGCGCAGTTTGGATACCTGCCGGGCACGCTCTGGCTGATCGTGGGCGTGGTGCTGGCGGGGGCGGTGCAGGACTTCATCATCCTCTTCGTCTCCATGCGCCGCGACGGCAAGTCGCTGGGGCAGATGGCGCGCGAGGAGATCAACACGACCGCCGGGATGATCTCCATGGTCGCCGTGCTCGCCATCATGGCGATCCTGCTGGCCGTGCTCGCGCTCATCGTCGTCAACGCGCTGGCGCATTCGCCCTGGGGGCTCTTCACCATCGCCTGCACCATCCCCATCGCCCTGCTGATGGGGTGGTGGATGCACGCCTTCCGCCCTGGCCGAGTGGGCGAGGCGTCGGCGATCGGGGTGGTGCTGGTGATGGCGGCGGTGGTGGCCGGCGGGTGGGTGGCAAAGGACCCCGCGTGGGCCGCCGTCTTCACCGTGGAGAAGACGACGCTCGTGTGGCTGATGGCGGGGTACGGCTTCGTCGCCTCGGTGCTCCCGGTGTGGGTCCTCCTCTGCCCGCGCGACTACCTGTCGACTTTCCTCAAGATCGGCACCGTCCTGGGGCTGGCGGTGGGGATCCTGGTGTCGCTCCCCGTCATCCACATGCCGGCGATGACGCGCTTCGTGGACGGCACGGGGCCGGTATTTAGCGGCAAGCTCTTCCCCTTCGCCTTCATCACCGTGGCGTGCGGCGCCATCAGCGGCTTCCACGCGCTGGTCGCCAGCGGCACGACGCCCAAGATGCTGGAGCGCGAGTCCGATGCGCGCCTCGTGGGCTACGGCGCCATGCTGATGGAGTCGTTCGTCGGCGTGATGGCGATGGTCGCCGCCTGCATCCTGGAGCCGGGCGTCTACTTCGCCATCAACGCCCCCGCCGGCGTCGTGGGCGCCACCGTCGAGACGGCCACGCGCACCATCGCCACCTGGGGCTTCGTCGTCACCCCCGAAGACATGACGCGCCTCGCCAGCGAGATGGGCGAGACGACGCTCCTGGCGCGCACCGGCGGCGCCCCGTCGCTGGCGGTGGGGATGTCGCAGATCTTCAGCGGCGTCTTTGGAGGGCCGGGGATGGCGGCGCTCTGGTACCACTTCGCCATCATGTTCGAGGCGCTCTTCATCCTCACCACCATCGACACCGGCACGCGCGTCGGCCGCTTCATGCTGCAGGAGCTGCTGGGGCACGTGTGGAAGCCGCTGGGGCGCACCTCCTGGTACCCCAGCATCGTCCTTTCCAGCGGGCTGATCGTCTTCGGCTGGGCCTACTTCCTCTACCAGGGCGTGGTGGACCCGCTGGGCGGCATCAACTCGCTCTGGCCGCTCTTCGGCATCTCCAACCAGCTCCTGGCCGCCGTCGCGCTGTGCGTGGGGACGACGGTGCTGATCAAGAGCGGCAAGGCGCGCTTCGCCTGGACGACGCTGCTGCCGCTGGCCTGGCTCTGCGCCGTCACCTTTACCGCCGGCTGGCAAAAGGTCTTCGCCGCCGACCCCAAGCTCGGCTTCCTTGCCCACGCCCGGATGATCCAGGCCCGCCTCGCCGCCGGGGAGCTCCCCCCCGGCGCCAAGACCATCGCCGACGCCCGCCACATGCTCTTCAACGACCGCCTGGACGCCGTCGTCGCGCTCGCCTTCATGGCCGTCGCGGTGCTGGTGATCGTCGTCTCGGTGCGCGAGTGGCTGCTCGTGCTCCGGCACCGTAAGCCGGCCGTGCTGCGCGAGGCGCCGTTCGTGGAGAGCGCGCTAGGCGTGGCGGGGGATTGA
- a CDS encoding nucleotidyltransferase domain-containing protein encodes MSEPRIDMPRDQIAAFCRRHAIRELRLFGSVLRDDFRADSDVDFLVEFEPDARVGLLTLAQLELELGELVGRKADLRTAADLSRYFRQDVLNGATVVYAA; translated from the coding sequence ATGAGCGAGCCGCGGATCGACATGCCACGCGACCAGATCGCCGCGTTCTGCCGCCGCCACGCCATTCGTGAGCTGCGGCTGTTCGGCTCGGTGCTCCGCGACGATTTTCGCGCGGATAGCGATGTGGATTTTCTCGTGGAGTTCGAGCCGGACGCGAGGGTCGGTCTTCTCACGCTCGCGCAGCTGGAGCTGGAACTCGGCGAACTCGTGGGTCGCAAGGCCGATCTCCGTACTGCTGCTGACTTGAGCCGCTACTTCCGGCAGGACGTGCTCAACGGCGCAACCGTGGTGTATGCGGCCTGA
- a CDS encoding serine/threonine-protein kinase, with the protein MSGLEGLLAGRTLMGRYRIEEVIGRGGFAAVYRAHDERLGRTVAVKVITVVAADAATRDQVRRRFEREARVAASLDHPNVVTVYDVGTDPDLELDFLVMELLRGEDLSRRLARPERLETPAAVRILRDTAHGIAAGHRGGLIHRDVKPANIFLAEQEREERFRVCVLDFGIARIRDAEQSLTKLTRGAAPLSPRYASPEQLQDVRDLSPASDVYSLGVIGYELLTGERPFDPEQIRLLTRGDPATPPSFDAIPEQVEPIIRRAMELDPERRFSDAGEMAEALDAALTSLRAEAAPAAAPPVVVPADTSDTVMLPAPEPVAAAPEVVVPPPVVPTPAAEPVREPAPLVDPTREVPLLAERMPAGVPVTGRPAGRSASPALLVGVPLLLLAGGGAWWALSRDTPDAPPPAEQTTAAAPPAATPPPARTPDSLAWSAPDGGDPAATGAAQQPGSGAAPAAGAAPGGGAAPPAQPGTTPTASGTFAGTSTLPRSPAPASSPAAASAARQAEQRFEVGDFPAAVAGFRRAVAAAPRNAHYRNQLGWALFQSGDLAGAERELRETVRLDPNRAIAYANLGEVYRVRGQTPAAIANYRRFLELNTNERREEIARGKLRGMGATP; encoded by the coding sequence ATGTCCGGACTCGAAGGGCTCCTCGCCGGCCGCACGCTGATGGGCCGCTACCGGATCGAGGAAGTGATCGGCAGGGGCGGTTTTGCCGCCGTGTACAGGGCCCACGACGAGCGCCTCGGGCGCACCGTGGCGGTCAAGGTCATCACCGTGGTCGCGGCGGACGCGGCGACGCGCGACCAGGTGCGCCGCCGCTTCGAGCGTGAGGCACGCGTCGCCGCCAGCCTGGACCATCCCAACGTCGTGACCGTCTACGACGTGGGGACCGATCCCGACCTGGAGCTCGATTTCCTGGTGATGGAGCTGCTGCGTGGCGAAGACCTGTCGCGCCGGCTCGCGCGCCCCGAGCGGCTGGAGACGCCCGCGGCGGTGCGCATCCTCCGCGACACGGCGCACGGGATCGCGGCGGGGCACCGCGGCGGCCTCATCCACCGCGACGTGAAGCCGGCCAACATCTTCCTGGCGGAGCAGGAGCGCGAGGAGCGCTTCCGCGTGTGCGTGCTCGACTTCGGCATCGCGCGCATCCGCGACGCCGAGCAGTCGCTCACGAAGCTGACCCGGGGTGCCGCGCCGCTGTCGCCGCGCTACGCATCGCCGGAGCAGCTCCAGGACGTGCGCGACCTTTCCCCCGCGTCCGACGTCTATAGTCTGGGGGTGATCGGGTACGAGCTGCTGACTGGGGAGCGTCCGTTCGATCCCGAGCAGATTCGGCTCCTCACGCGCGGGGACCCGGCCACACCGCCCTCGTTCGACGCGATCCCGGAACAGGTCGAGCCGATCATCCGCAGGGCGATGGAGCTGGACCCGGAGCGCCGCTTCTCCGATGCCGGCGAGATGGCGGAGGCGCTGGACGCCGCGCTGACCTCGCTCCGCGCCGAAGCCGCGCCCGCCGCCGCGCCGCCGGTCGTCGTGCCCGCCGACACGTCGGATACGGTGATGCTCCCCGCGCCCGAGCCGGTCGCGGCGGCGCCGGAGGTCGTGGTGCCTCCCCCTGTCGTACCCACGCCCGCCGCCGAGCCCGTGCGCGAACCAGCGCCCCTGGTGGACCCCACGCGCGAGGTGCCGCTCCTGGCGGAGCGGATGCCTGCAGGTGTGCCGGTGACTGGCCGTCCAGCGGGACGCAGTGCCTCGCCCGCGCTGCTCGTGGGGGTTCCGCTGCTCCTGCTGGCGGGCGGCGGCGCGTGGTGGGCCCTGTCGCGCGACACACCGGACGCACCGCCCCCGGCCGAGCAGACCACGGCAGCCGCGCCGCCCGCCGCAACCCCGCCGCCCGCGCGCACGCCCGACTCCCTCGCCTGGAGCGCCCCCGACGGCGGGGACCCGGCCGCGACCGGAGCAGCGCAGCAGCCGGGCTCCGGCGCGGCCCCTGCCGCCGGCGCGGCACCCGGTGGCGGCGCAGCACCTCCCGCACAGCCAGGCACGACCCCAACTGCCAGCGGCACCTTCGCGGGCACGTCCACGCTGCCGCGGTCTCCCGCGCCCGCCTCGAGCCCCGCCGCGGCGAGTGCGGCGCGCCAGGCGGAGCAGCGTTTCGAGGTCGGGGACTTTCCGGCGGCGGTGGCGGGGTTCCGGCGGGCGGTGGCGGCGGCGCCGCGCAACGCGCACTATCGCAACCAGCTGGGCTGGGCGCTCTTCCAGAGCGGGGACCTGGCGGGGGCGGAGCGGGAGCTGCGGGAGACGGTGCGGCTGGATCCCAACCGCGCCATCGCCTACGCCAATCTGGGAGAGGTGTACCGGGTGCGCGGACAGACGCCGGCGGCCATCGCCAACTATCGCCGCTTCCTGGAGCTGAACACGAACGAGCGTCGCGAAGAGATCGCGCGGGGAAAGCTGCGCGGGATGGGCGCTACCCCCTGA
- a CDS encoding addiction module protein produces the protein MEFPVFARLFRTSLPAETVLDNPGGGTSTIMWCTEERVCYRRGSLRLYTRLCDLHAAYDHFAGREVTTQRLKSYAPALFDSARKGHDCHCTFFFLALTRMGLVTEIWGRGRAGSPFGVTIAPQPDDAESDSAEMECAWVEEVRRRLAEVDSGTAELIPAEEVFAELRRRRAALEEDGEVGEQWGIVLDQAERAATGESEAEERINELLPDVGDETR, from the coding sequence GTGGAATTTCCCGTCTTCGCGCGGCTATTTCGGACCAGCTTGCCAGCCGAAACCGTACTCGACAACCCAGGGGGCGGCACCTCCACAATCATGTGGTGCACCGAAGAGCGGGTTTGCTATAGGCGCGGGAGCCTGCGGCTCTATACCCGTCTTTGTGACCTGCACGCCGCGTACGACCATTTCGCTGGAAGAGAGGTGACGACTCAGCGCCTGAAGAGCTACGCCCCTGCGTTGTTTGATTCGGCTCGAAAGGGGCATGATTGTCACTGTACATTCTTCTTCCTTGCACTTACGCGCATGGGGTTGGTGACTGAAATCTGGGGACGAGGTCGGGCAGGATCACCGTTTGGGGTGACGATTGCCCCACAGCCCGATGATGCAGAGAGCGATTCCGCCGAGATGGAGTGCGCGTGGGTGGAAGAGGTTCGTCGCAGATTGGCTGAGGTCGATTCCGGCACGGCGGAGCTTATTCCTGCTGAGGAAGTTTTCGCGGAACTACGCCGCCGTCGTGCCGCGCTGGAGGAGGATGGCGAGGTCGGCGAACAATGGGGAATCGTACTCGACCAAGCTGAAAGGGCCGCGACCGGCGAGTCCGAAGCCGAGGAACGAATCAACGAACTGCTGCCAGACGTGGGCGACGAAACGCGGTGA
- a CDS encoding DUF5916 domain-containing protein, with protein sequence MIETLLAAALVAASPFQADTQRVADPPRVETAQIRVDGRLDEEAWSTAALLGSFTQSRPAEGSPASERTEVRVFYTPRDLYIGVRAYAADPSRIRSTLAERDQITSDDHIRILLDTFADRRRAFVFYVNPLGIQQDGILAEGRGTDFAPDFLFDSRGRLTGDGYEVELRIPLKSLKFPAGGEQRWGFNVIRVIPATAAQESWAPRLQSTPSELAQSGTLRGIRGLRPGRLFEANPTLTARREGSTGEAGFRRGPTEPDLGVNVKYGITSELTLDATVNPDFSTIEADADQITVNERFAISLQEKRPFFLEGADLFSTPETLVYTRSVVDPAVGARLTGKVGALNLAYLGVVDEAPLSRPARFAPRADRAVVHIARVRRDVGSAGSTLGALATSRQTGDAFNHVAAADARIRFGGVYTAGVLGGGSWTRSWVADPFGRDSAGAPGAKQTVSTDDEVGHIANLYLDRTGRRWGYLATLRDVPSSFRTETGFVRRRGITEISGGNRVSWYGARGALLQRLDVRGGGRRYWDGRGFWRGDGAVEGALSLEANASLRGNLGVEVGVQRAFYTLDFRDYAGFSRIGQGGRTETGDSLVGPNPRMSGLHGISLEVESSHFKTADIGVELFVGATPIFAEGTRGVESGIGAEVALRPTPSLRVDGRLGFSVLRRASDDRRYSRALVPRLRVEYQLTRALAVRGLAQYSVEEVDVLRAPDGGEYLREGEPFRVRRGNLPSYLEPQLNPLRLDLLLSYRPSPGTVAFLGYGREVTDDEAFRFDGLQPRADGLFFKISYLFRR encoded by the coding sequence ATGATCGAAACGCTCCTGGCCGCCGCTCTCGTGGCGGCTTCGCCGTTCCAGGCCGATACTCAGCGCGTGGCCGACCCGCCGCGCGTGGAGACGGCACAGATCCGTGTGGACGGCCGGCTGGACGAGGAGGCGTGGTCCACCGCGGCGCTCCTCGGCAGCTTCACGCAGTCGCGCCCGGCGGAGGGATCGCCCGCCTCGGAGCGGACGGAGGTGCGCGTCTTCTACACCCCGCGCGACCTCTACATCGGCGTGCGCGCGTACGCCGCCGATCCGTCGCGCATCCGGTCCACGCTCGCCGAGCGCGACCAGATCACCAGCGACGACCACATCCGCATCCTGCTGGACACATTCGCGGACCGGCGCCGCGCCTTCGTCTTCTACGTCAACCCGCTGGGGATCCAGCAGGACGGCATTCTGGCGGAGGGGCGCGGGACCGACTTCGCCCCCGACTTCCTCTTCGACTCGCGCGGGCGCCTCACCGGCGACGGCTACGAGGTGGAGCTGCGCATCCCGCTCAAGAGCCTGAAGTTTCCCGCGGGGGGCGAGCAGCGCTGGGGCTTCAACGTCATCCGCGTGATCCCCGCCACCGCGGCCCAGGAAAGCTGGGCGCCGCGCCTGCAGAGCACGCCGTCGGAGCTGGCGCAGAGCGGCACGCTCCGCGGGATCCGTGGGCTGCGGCCGGGGCGTCTCTTCGAAGCCAACCCCACGCTCACCGCGCGCCGCGAGGGGAGCACCGGCGAGGCGGGCTTCCGGCGCGGGCCCACCGAGCCCGACCTGGGGGTGAACGTCAAGTACGGCATCACCAGCGAGCTGACCCTCGACGCCACCGTCAATCCCGACTTCTCCACCATCGAGGCGGACGCGGACCAGATCACGGTCAACGAGCGCTTCGCCATCTCGCTGCAGGAGAAGCGCCCCTTCTTCCTGGAGGGCGCCGACCTCTTTTCCACCCCGGAGACGCTGGTCTACACCCGCTCGGTGGTGGACCCGGCGGTGGGTGCGCGGCTCACCGGCAAGGTGGGGGCGCTGAACCTGGCTTATCTGGGCGTGGTGGACGAAGCTCCGCTCTCGCGCCCCGCCCGCTTCGCCCCGCGCGCCGACCGGGCGGTCGTCCACATCGCGCGCGTGCGCCGCGACGTGGGGTCGGCGGGCTCCACCCTCGGCGCGCTCGCCACCAGCCGCCAGACCGGCGACGCCTTCAACCACGTGGCGGCGGCCGACGCGCGCATCCGTTTCGGCGGGGTGTACACGGCGGGGGTGCTGGGCGGCGGGAGCTGGACGCGCTCGTGGGTCGCGGACCCGTTCGGGCGCGACTCGGCGGGCGCGCCCGGCGCGAAGCAGACGGTATCGACCGACGACGAAGTGGGGCACATCGCGAACCTCTATCTGGACCGCACGGGGCGGCGCTGGGGCTACCTCGCCACCCTGCGCGACGTCCCCTCCAGCTTCCGCACCGAGACGGGCTTCGTGCGCCGGCGCGGGATCACGGAGATCTCCGGGGGCAACCGCGTCTCCTGGTACGGCGCGCGCGGCGCCCTCCTCCAGCGCCTCGACGTGCGCGGGGGCGGCCGCCGGTACTGGGACGGGCGCGGCTTCTGGCGGGGTGACGGGGCGGTGGAGGGGGCGCTCTCCCTGGAGGCGAACGCGTCGCTGCGCGGGAACCTGGGGGTGGAGGTGGGCGTGCAGCGCGCCTTTTACACCCTCGACTTCAGAGACTACGCCGGCTTCTCGCGCATCGGACAGGGCGGCCGTACCGAGACCGGCGACTCGCTGGTGGGGCCGAACCCGCGCATGAGCGGGCTGCACGGCATTTCGCTCGAGGTGGAGTCGTCGCACTTCAAGACCGCTGACATCGGCGTGGAGCTCTTCGTGGGCGCCACGCCGATCTTCGCGGAGGGAACGCGCGGCGTGGAGAGCGGGATCGGGGCGGAGGTGGCGCTGCGCCCCACGCCGTCGCTGCGCGTGGACGGGCGCCTGGGCTTCTCCGTCCTGCGCCGCGCCTCGGACGACAGGCGCTACTCGCGGGCGCTGGTGCCGCGGCTGCGGGTGGAGTACCAGCTCACGCGCGCCCTGGCGGTGCGCGGCCTCGCGCAGTACTCCGTCGAGGAGGTCGACGTCCTGCGCGCCCCCGACGGCGGCGAGTACCTGCGCGAGGGCGAGCCGTTCCGCGTGCGCCGCGGCAACCTCCCCTCGTACCTGGAGCCGCAGCTCAACCCGCTGCGCCTGGACCTCCTCCTGAGCTACCGCCCCTCCCCCGGCACCGTCGCCTTCCTCGGCTACGGCCGCGAGGTGACGGATGACGAGGCGTTCCGCTTCGACGGGCTCCAGCCGCGCGCGGACGGGCTGTTCTTCAAGATCAGCTACCTGTTCCGGCGCTGA
- a CDS encoding helicase-associated domain-containing protein yields the protein MKLADLDWRGILATLPDWEALSPAARRAFVEVEPAGTAGSVLGAAKAELEKAGMIAGAGARGTLWEATPRYHALLLALRSMHALPVLAIHDEALAEAYVREHVTKAEATLMTRHRFGGGFDWVNHRDAAERAWSFDWVDGFLAQQDLRAAVRWEANLLTPGEPSRLARNGIFDPLRALVRSFAGNPRGISLGGILPGLDDDTRAAVLSAGFRYLLLFPALLGEEPEARVGLAPGAALRMGPAPPAPEAVRPEESFEAPYMLADMTAVLVEAATSPIPLRGSDGALYARAQKVLASRLQPLPEWVATAVGKGPGDDYDDEEDDEPEEDRGRRNPDSELSHRTAAAAQMLLRSALATTRKDRGGKFHLAATKAGEQWLRLGEGERLSVLLKAFRASDQRNPHGWYGTEKGTDFFPARLGFDLTKGSGLDLRAATSAAFLSVPDGQVVPLEYFLHFHGITANPFLVPGMRKILDKTYSSSKPTTREEWELLWVNMLRVFLAMRLFPFGGARLARTADGVACVGLTPAGRYLLGATDAFEYAPLPEGEVLVQPDFEIVFLAPAPRLEPEVARFADRIGAGVGALFRITRASAIRAAEQGLTADHVVGSLEQVARSGVPANVARQVRDWIGSTRRVSLRPAVLIECPDADTAARVRSAGGKQVEAITPTVLRVKAQGKDRAALVKRLREKGIFVSD from the coding sequence ATGAAGCTGGCCGACCTGGACTGGCGGGGAATCCTGGCGACCCTCCCGGATTGGGAGGCGCTCTCCCCCGCCGCGCGCCGCGCCTTCGTGGAGGTGGAGCCCGCGGGGACCGCCGGGTCGGTGCTGGGAGCCGCGAAGGCGGAGCTGGAGAAAGCCGGGATGATTGCCGGGGCCGGGGCGCGGGGAACGCTGTGGGAGGCGACGCCGCGGTACCACGCGTTGCTCCTGGCGCTGCGGTCGATGCACGCCCTTCCGGTGCTCGCGATTCACGACGAGGCGCTTGCGGAGGCGTACGTCCGGGAGCATGTCACGAAGGCGGAGGCGACGCTGATGACCCGCCACCGGTTCGGGGGCGGGTTCGATTGGGTGAATCACCGCGACGCGGCAGAGCGCGCCTGGTCCTTCGACTGGGTGGACGGGTTCCTGGCGCAGCAGGACCTCCGCGCCGCGGTCAGGTGGGAGGCCAACCTCCTGACACCGGGCGAGCCTTCGCGTCTGGCCCGGAACGGGATCTTTGACCCGCTCCGGGCGCTGGTGCGCTCGTTCGCAGGCAATCCGCGCGGGATTTCCCTGGGCGGCATCCTTCCCGGGCTGGACGACGACACGCGGGCGGCGGTTCTATCGGCGGGGTTCCGCTACCTTCTTCTTTTCCCGGCGTTGCTCGGCGAAGAGCCGGAAGCGCGGGTGGGGCTCGCCCCGGGAGCCGCGCTGCGGATGGGGCCCGCGCCACCTGCACCAGAGGCCGTGCGGCCCGAGGAAAGTTTTGAAGCGCCTTACATGCTCGCCGACATGACGGCGGTCCTGGTGGAGGCGGCCACCTCACCCATCCCCCTGCGCGGCAGCGACGGCGCGCTGTACGCGCGGGCGCAGAAAGTACTGGCCTCGCGTCTTCAGCCGCTGCCGGAGTGGGTCGCCACTGCCGTGGGCAAGGGGCCGGGTGACGACTACGACGACGAGGAGGACGACGAACCCGAGGAAGACCGCGGGCGCCGCAACCCCGATTCCGAGCTATCCCACCGCACCGCCGCGGCCGCGCAGATGCTGCTCCGTTCCGCGCTCGCCACGACGCGGAAAGACAGGGGAGGCAAGTTCCACCTCGCCGCCACGAAGGCGGGCGAGCAGTGGCTGCGGCTCGGTGAGGGAGAGCGCCTCAGCGTGCTTCTCAAGGCTTTCCGCGCCTCGGACCAGCGCAATCCGCACGGCTGGTACGGCACGGAAAAGGGAACCGACTTCTTTCCCGCGCGGCTCGGGTTCGACCTGACCAAGGGCTCGGGGCTGGACCTGCGCGCCGCGACGTCCGCGGCGTTCCTCTCCGTCCCCGACGGCCAGGTGGTTCCACTCGAATACTTTCTGCACTTCCACGGGATCACGGCGAACCCCTTCCTGGTGCCGGGGATGCGCAAGATCCTGGACAAGACCTACTCTTCTTCGAAACCCACCACCCGCGAGGAGTGGGAGCTTCTCTGGGTCAACATGCTGAGGGTCTTCCTGGCGATGCGCCTCTTCCCCTTTGGCGGCGCGCGGCTGGCCCGCACGGCGGACGGTGTCGCTTGCGTGGGGCTGACGCCGGCCGGGCGCTACCTGCTGGGGGCGACGGACGCTTTCGAGTACGCGCCCCTGCCCGAAGGCGAGGTGCTGGTGCAGCCGGACTTCGAAATCGTCTTCCTTGCGCCCGCCCCGCGGCTGGAGCCGGAGGTGGCGCGCTTCGCCGACCGCATCGGCGCGGGGGTGGGGGCGCTCTTCCGCATCACGCGCGCTTCCGCGATCCGCGCGGCCGAGCAGGGGCTGACCGCTGACCACGTTGTGGGTTCGCTGGAGCAGGTCGCGCGCAGCGGGGTGCCCGCGAACGTCGCTCGCCAGGTGCGCGACTGGATCGGGAGCACCCGCAGGGTGAGCCTCCGCCCGGCCGTCCTCATCGAGTGCCCCGACGCCGACACCGCCGCGCGGGTGCGCTCCGCCGGCGGCAAGCAGGTGGAGGCGATCACGCCGACCGTGCTTCGCGTGAAGGCGCAGGGGAAGGACCGCGCCGCGCTCGTCAAGCGGCTCCGCGAGAAGGGGATCTTCGTTTCGGATTGA